A stretch of DNA from bacterium:
TTCTTCTTCCGAAAACCGGTTGTGACCGCGGGGCTTTTCAACGGGTTTATAAATTCACAGGCTTTAATGGTCTATATTCTATTTATAATCAATGTATTAAAATACAATTCGTCGTGGATTTTAGGGGTTGCCAGCATGTAAACATGTTCCCGGATTATTAACCGGGAATCGGTACTTCGTGCCGGCCTTTGACAGCTTTTATCCACTCGTACGATTTTTTCACAAGGCTTTTTTAAAGCTGAGCGTCGAAAGTGGAAAGCTTTTCGGTCACAGCCGGTTTGACTGCCGAAGTGAGAATCGAGGGATTGAGCTGTACAGTATTGCCGGAGATAACGGCGAGAATACCCGCTGTTTTCTCGACAATTGGCGTAATGATGCGTTTCGGGAAGGATATCCGGGCATCATGGGTCATTGACCAGCTCAGCGCCGCCCCTCTCACATCGATACTCGTGAAGCCGCAGTTCGAGAGCAGCCGTGTTATAGTATTTTTATTGAAAGAATACAGATGAATGACTGTCTGGTCGAGCCTCGCAAACTTCGGAACGATTGCGGCGAGCTTGCCGAATGCTTTCGATGCGTTGATATGGAAAGAGGAGTTCGGCATCCTGACAAAAACCGCGCCGCCGGGTCTGAGAACCCGGTACACTTCATTCAGCGTCCTGGCCGGGTCGAGAATCTGGTCGAGAACATTCCAGAATGTCACCACATCGAAATAGTTTTCGGGAAAGTGCGCATCCTCGAGTGTTGAAGGAT
This window harbors:
- a CDS encoding class I SAM-dependent methyltransferase; translation: MTDSTVDYPPCIVCGSKLRTPAFGKIRLPIVRCLSCGLVYRIVQQDEKTILDDYRELDYSTFTQDWMKARKHLSSVYVPHMDAYRSTNRILDVGAGHGFFLSACKDAGWNCYGVELSPQAVAFAREQYGLEINPSTLEDAHFPENYFDVVTFWNVLDQILDPARTLNEVYRVLRPGGAVFVRMPNSSFHINASKAFGKLAAIVPKFARLDQTVIHLYSFNKNTITRLLSNCGFTSIDVRGAALSWSMTHDARISFPKRIITPIVEKTAGILAVISGNTVQLNPSILTSAVKPAVTEKLSTFDAQL